Proteins co-encoded in one Gemmatimonadaceae bacterium genomic window:
- a CDS encoding cupredoxin domain-containing protein, with the protein MPSVRPVLMVFVAAALTACAAEPKAPPPPAYAPHARYVTVTTVALMVKEDAGVLPFLKKDFAKGGVLDGKEVYGFEPSTITVVAGDTIHFHFVNPEDDEHNFVLHDLFVKLPGQTVVDTTYVARAPGIYDFACAIPAHLPMMHGQLVVLSPSAVSAQ; encoded by the coding sequence TCTCATGGTGTTCGTTGCCGCCGCGCTCACGGCTTGCGCCGCGGAGCCGAAGGCGCCGCCCCCTCCGGCCTACGCACCGCACGCGCGCTACGTGACGGTGACCACCGTGGCGCTGATGGTCAAGGAAGACGCCGGCGTCCTGCCATTCCTGAAGAAGGACTTTGCCAAGGGCGGAGTGCTCGACGGCAAGGAGGTGTACGGCTTCGAGCCGAGCACGATCACCGTCGTGGCCGGCGACACGATCCACTTTCACTTCGTGAATCCGGAAGACGACGAACACAACTTCGTGCTGCACGATCTGTTCGTGAAGTTGCCGGGCCAGACGGTGGTGGACACCACCTACGTGGCCCGGGCGCCCGGGATCTACGACTTTGCGTGCGCCATCCCGGCTCACCTGCCGATGATGCACGGCCAGCTGGTGGTGTTGAGTCCGTCCGCGGTGAGCGCCCAGTGA